One Coregonus clupeaformis isolate EN_2021a chromosome 36, ASM2061545v1, whole genome shotgun sequence genomic window, GTCCCATCTTCTAAAATCAGGGTTGCCATTCTTTAAAATACAAATTGTCAATACTGTAATTGTACAGAATCAACACAATTTTCGATTCGATTATGGGAAGCAATAATCAGCTTTTAGGTCTGATCGATGCTTCAGTTCCTCAATTGTTGCCCACGTGAAACACGCTGGCTATATGCTAATGAGATACACGAGCAAAAAAAATCATTGACAAATTACTACATTAAAACGAAgacaaattattatgttattTGCAAAAAAAAGAAAGTGTTAAATGCATCGAAATGTTGTCTGTCGAAAACTGAACACTGGGTCCATACCGCTTAGCAGTGTGGAACTTTTTTAGCGACCTCACCGTGGTTACATAGAGCGTAAAAACGAGCGTCAGCACGTTCAGGGAGGGGACAATCACAAAGGACTGGCTTTTGCTCCTTTGAAGACTGGCACCCAGAATCATGGTAATGATGATTTTGTACTGTTTGTTCAGTTGGCTCAGTTGATTCACTTCACACAATAGATCAAAGTATTAAATAATATGGAGGTATGTTTTTATTTAGCTGTGATAAACATTCTCAAAATAGGCTATTTGCGTACAGTGCCATTGCCTGCCTGCCTATGAGGATTTCAAGAGATTTGTGTAGGCTAGTCTAATGTACGCTTTACTTACTTATGAATATCTGTATGTATGATGGATTGTTTTACAAATCACCTAACAGACCCCAACTCAACACCTCCTTTACAAAGTCCTCCTAAATGATTCAATGCAATACTGCAGTAGTTTTCTTCTTATATTAGCTAGTTGTGATAGACTATTGCATTCTGTGGTTCACCAATGCTGTCATATCTTTGGCGCAGAGGCTTTTTGTAGGGCAGAATGGGCACTGGGACTCCCCTAAATCGATCCATTAAATCCAATCCTCCAAAGAAATTCACCAAGATGATGCCCAACTTAGCTGGCATGAAGCTGAAACAAAAGAAAATGCACTTGAGATCTCAAGTCAATAAGTTGACTATTCTAGAGTATAAAGTAACTCAGTGGTAGAGACTTCAAAACTGTTACATTCTCCCCATACGACAGGTGTCATTAGGTGTGGCGTATCAATCCCTGGATTCAGTGACTGACCATTGAGCTTCTGATACAAGTGAAAAGGCCTTGGGAAAAAGAAAAGAGACTACTGAGGTATGGAACTAATGTCTACCTTTTTAATGCCATGAGGAAGTACAGACTGGATGGTAGCAGTAAGTACATCTTCTCCCTCAGGATTGCATCAACAATCATCTTTGCTGCATCCCACTTGTCCATGATGGGCAGAAAAGACGGCCACCTAAACAACAAGGGAAAAGCTAGAAATTGCACGAGTATCATTATTGCCCGTTTTAGTTACCCGAGGGGGGCAATCATATAGGAATAACTTACTTTGTCTGACATCCTCCAAACATGGTTGTGTTGATCAAGTAAGGACATACTATAGTAGTTTTGACCCCCTCCTTCTTGAGGACAAGCATCTCTAAGGCGATGGATTCAGCAAATCCAACGGCTGCAAACTTGCTTGCACAGTAGTCTGTCAACAATAATTGTTTCTGTTATATTAATGTAATTGAATTATTATTGAATTCTGTGGAGTAACACTATGGATAGAAGCTAATATTGTTGTGTAGCGGGGCTCACTCCGAATAGTGTAAATGACCCACATGAGGATTCACCCACCTGCTAATCCGTTCATAGCAAACAGTCCTCCATGACAGGCCACACACACAAGATGCCCATGGTTCCTGGACATCATAGCAGGGAGGAAAGCCTTGTATGTCTGTACAGATTCATGTCAGAGAGAAATGTATGGATCATCATACAGAATACAGATCAACTCTTAAATAATGTTTGGATAGTTTTGTTTGCCTCCCCAGAAATTACAAGCTCAATTACCCAGAAGTGAGCAGCGACATTGACCCTCAGTGTTCTGTCCACCATGTTGTCTGGGGCCTCTGTGAAGGTGTACTTTCCTGTCACTACTCCTGCATTATTCACCAAGATGGAAACATCCCCCACCTCCCTCTTTACCTGTTGAATCAGCAGGTGAGTCAAAGTGTACATCAAATCACACACAGTGCTTGGCGGACAAGGTACTTTTTTCTCCTGTTAAACATGATATTACCAATTACACACAGTGTTCACATTATGATACAAATTATTGTGCAAATTTAAAAAGTTGACTGGCCCAAAAGTTATCTCAGGTTTTATTCAAACATAGAACAAACCACCTTACTAGGTCTGCAACTTTATACACCTCAGTCCGTCGACTGCAGTCACAAGCATAGGCATAGACACGTATATCCAGTATCTGGCGAAGTTCCTTGGCTGTCTCATCAAGAGCTTCCCAGTCGACGTCCCATAGGACCAAGGTAGCCCCACGACGACCCAGCTCCTTGGCTATCAGTTTGCCAATGCCATTGGCTGCCCCTGTTATCAACACTATTTCCCCTTCCACGTCCTTTCTGGGTGGTTGGATGAACAGACGCACAAGGGCCTCAAACAGGTAAAAGATTGCTCCAATAATGAGCTCAAAAAATTCCTTTATGTaacacaaatgtaatagaaagcCCTCGAAACACTGGATCAAATGGTTGTGCATATTTGCTCGtattacaatatttttttccctTTTAAAAAGTCTCTAGGTTATATCTTCAAATCCTTCTATGAATGTATTGATCCTTTTCTTCAAAGTCTTGCTTTAACGCAACATCATGTCCCTCTCTCTGATTAGCCTCAGATGTCCCTCCCCTGTCCTAATGTCATACGCTGTCATATGAGTGTTTTATTTTGGTTCTCTCATATCTGCTGTGTCACATTGGTGATTGACCTGTCACCTAGTAGTCAGTGGCCATTTGTTATCGAGATAATTTTAGATGTGGTTAATGTTAGCCAGAGACCCGATGATAGTGGTttacttttgtgtgtgtgctaCCCACTATAACCCAGTACAGTAACTCCACACCTATAAACCACCCCAAATATACAGTAATTTACTATAACTACCCCATAGCCTACCATAGGCCTATGACAGCCCTATTACTATCATTAACGTTACTGCCACTACCATTAGTAATAGTTGTAGCTACTGAAGTCACTGCCACTACCAGGAACTATATAGTATAGGCTTGTAGACCTAGTAGCTACTAAATACTAGGCCTACACAGAGCAAAACAATTTTTGACCCCCAATAAAACGCATTTAACGACCATAAATCCGTCGACTGGCAAAAGAATATGCATCTAACTCACCTAGTtttcacccatttcgtatgatgtCATAACTGTAGTATACGGGTTTATGTGCTAAATATTGCATGGttggggatgtagctcagtggtagagcgcatgctttgcatgtatgaggccccgggttcaatccccggcATCTCCAAGTGAACTTTTTATTTTGCAATTCGAAAACACTGGTATATTGTTTTTCATTTGATGCGTTTTGATATAATATTAGCTTTGCTGTGTTTGACAAATATTATATAGCCAAATGTTGAAAATAACACAAATCCGAGCTCCGGATATTTTCGTGTGTGCGTTAGGAGTTAGTGCAGGGTTTCCCACACTCCGTCCTCGAGACTCCAacggtttttgccctagcactacagagctgattcaaataatcaactaatcatcaagctttgataatttcaAACCAACTGTGTACTGTtggggcaaaaaacaaaacgtgcaccccttgtgGTCGCCACGACCGAGCAAACTCTGCTGTAGTGGGTTATAGTCactgcttaatttgagccggatccggCACATCACCGTTTTGAACTGTTTCGTTccggaacctatttggccggatccggtacctctcgtggcataaaaaaatacttttactttttgcaatgtaaaaatgttaataaaagcgatcaaagttcattcgagttgcctCTTCTTTAAAATAGCATAATATGAGAAAGTAGATTTTCAGCAGGGCCTGATATTCTAAGAGTTGATTCGGGTTGGGCCTGCCTGGGTTTATGTTTTGCACAACATTGACCACGTTTACATGTGCACAGTATTCCGGATAGTAGCTCATATCCTGCTTAAGGTCTTATTCGGGAGAATctgtttacatgcacctttgatatcaaataaaataaaataaaatgttatttgccacatgcgccgaatacaacaggtgtagacattacagtgaaatgcttaggtacaagcccttaaccaacaatgcagttaaaaaaaaaaaaaaaaaaaaaaaagtgttaagtaaaaaatagataagtaaaaaataaaataaaataactaaagagcagcagtaaaataaaataacagtagggaggctatatacaggggggtaccggtacagagtcaatgtgcgggggcaccggctagtcgaggtaattgaggtaatatgtacatgtgggtagagttaaagtgactatgcataaataat contains:
- the si:dkey-221h15.4 gene encoding epidermal retinol dehydrogenase 2 produces the protein MHNHLIQCFEGFLLHLCYIKEFFELIIGAIFYLFEALVRLFIQPPRKDVEGEIVLITGAANGIGKLIAKELGRRGATLVLWDVDWEALDETAKELRQILDIRVYAYACDCSRRTEVYKVADLVKREVGDVSILVNNAGVVTGKYTFTEAPDNMVDRTLRVNVAAHFWTYKAFLPAMMSRNHGHLVCVACHGGLFAMNGLADYCASKFAAVGFAESIALEMLVLKKEGVKTTIVCPYLINTTMFGGCQTKWPSFLPIMDKWDAAKMIVDAILREKMYLLLPSSLYFLMALKSFMPAKLGIILVNFFGGLDLMDRFRGVPVPILPYKKPLRQRYDSIGEPQNAIVYHN